GTGACTAACTCAGTTGCAGAGCATCTGACACAATAAATTTGTACTAACCAGTTCCTAATCAGAAGgcacaagaaaaatgaaaatggttcCACAATTGAAATTTTAGTATACACTGACAGATTAAAGATAACACGAGCAGaacaaattttgcaaaaaagaGCTTCTATGATGACCATATCTAACTTACGTTTGACTTATCGATGTTTGGTGTGACGTCGcgtatatatgctatgcatttATGTAGATCTGTGGTGTCCTGATCATGAGATTCATCCACTATCTCAGTTCCCTGAATTCAGTGAACAAATATAGACATCCTGAGAATGGCTCCAAAGCACTACATATGTTAAAACAAAAAGGCAATAACACCATAATAACATATACTGCACAGAAGAACTCGTCAGGTAGAATACATATATCATGGGTCACCACAGATCATCTTTGTGAAGGTTTTATCCAGGTCACAAGTTCCAAAATCGAACAGAAATGCCACAACAGTATCAGTTGAAGAGTTTTTGCAGGGAGTAAAGAAAGCAAGTTACCAGGTTTGAATAAAAGTCCAGTACATCTTTTCGGACAGAATCCATGTCACCTTTGATAACTTCTGGCTTGTACCTGGCACAAATGTCAAAAGTTAGTGTTATTTAGCACACCGGCATTAGTTTAGAAACCATGTTTCCAAGAACTAAACTAAGAACCCACCATCTCTATGGCTTTCAAAATAAGATAATGCATTAGTATAATACACACAAAGCTCTATCTTGTGGCGTATAAAAGTTGGTGACTTTTAATTTCTTATGAGCCCATACGATGGATTTATTAAGTTCTTTCCAATAACCACGTGGCTTCAGATTCCCACAATGCCACTCAGTGGGTTTAAGACTAGAGGAGCAAAATTGGTATAGTTTGTTAAAATTAGCACACAACACCGCCTATGAGCTCTTCCTCAAATGGCACTTCTTCCCCCCATAAGAATGAGATGGAGGGTGAGGTTCCGGGTCCAAAAAGCTAAGTACAGgtataaatttcaaataattaaaataaaataaaataacacctAATGACTAGAATATCTGTTTTTTTGACTGTCCCATCACCAAGAGCATCAGGGAacactagcaaaaaaaaaaaaaaccccacatatCGGCTAAAAGAAATAGATTGAAATATAAAGGTACATACGTACAGAACCAGGTAATACAGCATAAAAATATTTCCAGCTTTTATGCAGCAACTTCGGTTACCATAAGCAggatgcttcttcttcttcttcttcttttttcttttttcttttttctttttcttttttttttttgacgcaGTGGGTGGGGGGGAGGATTCATGATACTATGTCTGAAAACTGAGAGCCAAAACATGAGCCCTAACTTCTTATAGCTACCATCAATTAAACAAGGAAGCCCTTTGAGCAGTTCATGCCACACTGCTCCAAACAATTGGCACCATGCGACTAAGAATAAAGCAACAAAAGCCACAAAAATTGCTTGACGTTTTCAAGTCCAGATATTCCCTGGTGGTAGTAGTAGCATGTATCCTTTTACACACTTCAGCACTTGCCAATGACTTCAAATTGGTAGTAATTTCCAGTGCCTCTTTAAACCTATTCAAAGTGTTCTTTAAGACAGATGGAATTTTCATGGAACTCTTACTTACACCCGAAATACTGTCACTCTCAGTCTTTCCTTCTTAATTTCGTGCCATCAATGACAACAGCCACCACAGAACTATCACTcggcaaatgatatttgtacacactttgtacatACACTCACATTTGGTGTGGGACCCATCTCACATGCATGGGTCTCACACCAAATGTGAGTGTGTGTACTAATAACACATCTCTTATCACTCACATGTTCCAAAATCGACCAGAACTATTCCTAAAGAAGAAAAGTTCTCAAAGTTGTAATTCCTACACTATAAATTACATGTTGGATCTAAATgcgacttctaaaattacttaatgttagaatatttaatttaatgattaaattcaccgtttcttgttaatttaaatttttaggataaatagtgatttaatatggtaccAAGACAACTGTTTGAGTTCAAAACCTGTTAGCTCGgcttcaattttaattaaatatttgatgTGGTTTTCTTATCAAAGGAGATTTGAGCCGCACTTgactttaaaatattaaatgagtTATTAAATTCACTTTCCTACTAAAAGCTTTTTGTCTGATTTAACACTTAAAAATACTTGATTGCAATTTTCTAAACCTCATGTAGTTTTCAAGTACTAAACTAATTAGCACAAGATAAATAGAAGCAGaatttgtaacaccccggtcccatattgggaagagatgaatagctcacataaagTGAATGATTTATAAAGGAtactcatgagtgctaagtcccacattgcctagttactaggtgaaactggactttataagagattctaaGAAAGCtacaaattgactagtccttttaggatgatagcgcagatgtggctagcgctttttcctgagtcgttacaaatggtatcaaagccacctaGTAACACCGTcaagtcatgtggtactggagcactacATGACATGGCCCTGACAAAGACatcaggggtttaagggggaaagtttgtaacaccccggtcccatattgggaagagatgaataactcacatttgcgctatcaccccaaaaagactagtcaatttggagctttcctagaatctcttataaagctAAGTTTCACCTattaactaggcaatgtgggacttagcacccatgaatatctttataaaccactcactctatgtgagctattcatctcttcccaatatgggactgaggtgttacaaactctcccccttaaacccctgacgtcaTCGTCAGagccacgtcatgcagtgctccagtactacatgacctggcgttactaggtagctttgatactatttgtaacgacccaggaaaaagagctagctacatctgcgctatcaccccaaaagaactaatcaatttggaattttcataaaatcccttataaagcctagtttcacctagtaagtaggcaatgtaggacttagcacccatgaatatctttataaaccactcactctatgtgagctattcatctcttcccaatatgggactgggtgttacaaactccccccttaaACCTCTGACTTCCTCGTCTCGTCAGGGCCACGCAATGCAATGCAATGCTTCgttaccacatgacctggcgttacaACCTGGTtttgataccatttataacgacttaaggaaaagcgctagccacatctgcgctatcaccccaaaaagactaCTCAATTTGGAActtttctagaattttttataaaactcaGTTTCACCTACTAACTAGTTAATGTGGGACTTATCACCcataaatatctttataaactactcactctatatAAACTAGTCATCTTTTCTCATTAtgggaccggagtgttacaGAATTTGAGGCATATCATCAAGAACACTGAATTatatcaataaaataatttcccaacaaaaagaaataatacagtaaaattttaaaaaataaaaagcaaaaccTGTTTCGAACATCGGAAGGGTCTTCATGAGGAAAAAACAGAGGCATTTCATCGTACACGCGGTTCGCGCCGCCATCAGCGCAGAGATGGAGGTGTGCTGCTCTAAACAAACGCATGCACGCACCGGATTATTTCTCAGAACTTCAAAATTGCCAATGGAAACCCcaacaaagccaaaaaaaaaagaaaaaaaaaaaagaaaagaaaacaacgcAAAACAGAGAGCGAAGGGTGCAGGATAAGTACCGTACTCCCACAGCAGAGGAGTGAATCTCGGGAGGGGTTGGTTAAGCAGGACCAGTGCGTACGTTAGCGAGGGGCGGTGGTCGGGCGGGATAGTGGGCAAAAGGAAGGCCGACGAATGGGACATAAGCTCCATCGCTAACGTGCGCCTTTACGGAACAAAAACTAattccagagagagagagagagagagcgcagACCTCAGCTTCTCTGTTTAGAGCTATTTATTCCTGCAATGGAGGGAAGAGAATGACTTATCATGATTAGTCAAAGTACCTATTTTGCCCACAAAATCTATTTTCAATTATGCATTTTATAACAAAATTTTGACTTGTCACTTGTTTGTATCTTGTTttatatcttttaatttttttttaattttttttttttttttttttttgtaagttatatcttttatttctattttatatattgacaacaacttaaaatataaaatattttttaaaatacaaaaacaattttcatatAACCTAGACTTCATCTTCAGAAAACAAATTTGAAAGGACGGAGAACATatgctccctcctcctcttattttctctttttactcttttttttttttgttaccctTCCCcttctattttagttttttcttttgtttgtaggtgttctccgaCCAGATCAGAAATTTTGACCTCTTCGCTATGCATCCGTTCATCTACCTCTGTGTTGTGTGATCATCTTTTTCCTGGCCACGGCTGTTATTTGCTagttgtatttttgttttgaataaaagtTCTTCTTATCTTTAGATCTATATAATTTGGTGTGAAGGGTTATCTCTTACGGCCGtttctaggatatttggctacgCTTATATTAAAATACGCAATGTCAATCAATATGAAATAAATGTTAAGAGTAGTATTAttctttttacatttatattacatacactttttcaataaaaatacatTAACTGCGAAACTATATGATATTTTGAATCAAC
Above is a genomic segment from Alnus glutinosa chromosome 12, dhAlnGlut1.1, whole genome shotgun sequence containing:
- the LOC133851037 gene encoding thiamine pyrophosphokinase 1 isoform X1; this encodes MELMSHSSAFLLPTIPPDHRPSLTYALVLLNQPLPRFTPLLWEYAHLHLCADGGANRVYDEMPLFFPHEDPSDVRNRYKPEVIKGDMDSVRKDVLDFYSNLGTEIVDESHDQDTTDLHKCIAYIRDVTPNIDKSNLCILVAGALGGRFDHEIGNINVLCSFSSTRIILLSDDCLIHLLPRTHHHEIHIQPSVEGPHCGLIPIGTPSRSTTTTGLEWNLDNTEMSFGGLVSTSNIVKEEKITVRSDSNLLWTISIKKQ